A single genomic interval of Vitis riparia cultivar Riparia Gloire de Montpellier isolate 1030 unplaced genomic scaffold, EGFV_Vit.rip_1.0 scaffold761_pilon_pilon, whole genome shotgun sequence harbors:
- the LOC117910497 gene encoding disease resistance protein SUMM2-like, with amino-acid sequence MEVQRKFRVDFLTQERALALFLEKVGENTLNSHPDIPQLSEKVAERCKGLPLALITVGRAMGSGNPRTGEIPSGNLRNDELIEHWIGEGFFDGKDIYEARRRGHKIIEDLKNACLLEESDGFKECIKMHDVIHGMAQWISQECGNKMNKIWVCESLGLVDAERVTKWKEAERISLWGTNIEKLPETPHCSNLQSLFVRDCIQLKTFPRGFFQFMPLIRVLDLSATHCLTELPDGIERLVELEYINLSMTHVKELPIGMKKLTKLRCLLLDGMPPLIIPPHLISSLSSLQLFTMYDGNAFSEYRTNLLEELESIEPVDELSLSFRSVVALNKLLSSYKLQSNKQPTLPQAS; translated from the exons ATGGAAGTTCAAAGGAAGTTTAGAGTAGATTTTTTGACACAGGAGCGCGCCTTGGCTTTGTTCCTGGAGAAAGTTGGAGAGAACACTCTAAATTCTCATCCTGATATACCACAACTTTCTGAAAAGGTGGCAGAGCGGTGCAAAGGCTTGCCACTTGCCCTTATTACTGTGGGAAGAGCAATGGGATCAGGCAATCCAAGGACTGGAGAAATTCCCAGTGGAAATCTCAG AAATGATGAGCTTATAGAACATTGGATTGGGGAAGGGTTTTTTGATGGTAAGGACATATATGAAGCACGCAGACGAGGACACAAAATCATTGAAGACCTAAAGAATGCATGCTTGTTAGAGGAGAGTGATGGATTTAAGGAATGCATCAAGATGCACGATGTGATACACGGCATGGCTCAATGGATAAGTCAAGAATGTGGAAACAAGATGAACAAGATTTGGGTATGTGAATCTCTCGGGCTTGTTGACGCTGAGAGAGTTACCAAATGGAAGGAGGCAGAAAGGATATCATTGTGGGGTACGAATATTGAGAAACTCCCAGAAACACCACATTGCTCTAATCTCCAGAGTCTCTTTGTGAGGGACTGTATTCAATTGAAGACATTTCCAAGAGGATTCTTCCAATTCATGCCTCTTATAAGAGTTCTAGATTTGTCAGCTACTCATTGTTTAACGGAGTTACCTGATGGGATTGAGAGATTAGTGGAATTGGAATACATTAATCTTTCAATGACACATGTAAAAGAGTTGCCGATTGGGATGAAGAAGTTGACAAAACTGAGGTGCTTGTTACTTGATGGCATGCCTCCACTTATAATTCCTCCACATTTGATATCTAGTCTTTCATCATTACAATTGTTTACTATGTATGATGGAAATGCTTTCTCTGAATATCGCACCAACTTATTGGAAGAACTGGAGTCAATAGAACCTGTGGATGAGTTATCTCTCTCCTTTCGTAGTGTTGTAGCTCTCAATAAATTACTGAGCTCCTACAAGTTACAAAG TAATAAACAACCAACACTTCCGCAGGCTTCGTGA